The Candidatus Methylacidiphilales bacterium region TTTTGCCTTTTTGTTCGCGCTCGAGCTGTTCCTGGCACTGGACGGTGTAGCGGGCGAAAGGGATGGCTTCCATCCGCTCAACCGGGATGGCCTCGCCGGACATTTCGCAGATCCCGTAGGTGTTCTGCTCGATGCGTTTGAGGGCTTCCTCGATTTCATACAGGGCGTCCTGTTCCTGGGAAAGGAGGCTGAGGGCGAAATCTTTTTCGTAAGCGTCACTGCCGGCGTCGGCCTGGTGCATGCCGAAGGCGGATGAGGGGGCGTTGTCGGTGGACTTGAGGCTGTCGTTGGCCACGCCCTGCATCTGGTCGAGGATATGGTCGCGGAGTTCGAGGAGGTTCTTGCGTTGTTTCTCGAGGAACTTCGGATTGAGGGGCCGGGGTTTGGCTGAAGCGGGTTTGGTGCCGGGGGCAGGGAGGACGAAAGGTCGTTTGGCCGAACCCTTGATGGGGAATCGCGGACCGGCAGGAATCGGAGCGACAACCGACTTGGCCGGGGCTTTTTTGGCCGGGGAGGGGGCTGGCGATTTGGCTTTTTTGGACTCGGGCTTGGCAGACGGGGTCGCCTTGGCGGATTTGGCAGATTTTGCAGACTTGGAAGGTTGAGGCATTTTGGCCGATTTGGCCCCCTTGGGCTTGGTTGTCGCCGGGGCCTTTTTCGGGGCTTTGGCGGGTTTGGTGCTCGGCTTGGAAATGGCCTTGGCAGGCTTCGATTTACCCTTGGCGACAGGCTTCCCCTTGGACTTGGGCTTCGATGCTTTGGCTTTCTTCCCGGACATAAGAGCAGAAAGGTCTAGCGCAGCCACCCCGGGTTGCCAACAGGTTTTTTCAAATTCCGCAAGGCCCTACCGGGCAGCCCCCGAGTCGCTCAGGCCGTGCCATCAACCGGGGCCGGGCCCGGGGTCTGGGGGAAGAACAAATAGGTCGGGTGTTTGAGACAGTTTTCATACTG contains the following coding sequences:
- a CDS encoding TraR/DksA C4-type zinc finger protein; amino-acid sequence: MSGKKAKASKPKSKGKPVAKGKSKPAKAISKPSTKPAKAPKKAPATTKPKGAKSAKMPQPSKSAKSAKSAKATPSAKPESKKAKSPAPSPAKKAPAKSVVAPIPAGPRFPIKGSAKRPFVLPAPGTKPASAKPRPLNPKFLEKQRKNLLELRDHILDQMQGVANDSLKSTDNAPSSAFGMHQADAGSDAYEKDFALSLLSQEQDALYEIEEALKRIEQNTYGICEMSGEAIPVERMEAIPFARYTVQCQEQLEREQKGKNRWDTAPQFMDSAENFFEEEDDSEEESQKLKE